In Clostridium sp. SY8519, one genomic interval encodes:
- a CDS encoding HD domain-containing protein has product MNKEAYLKEVKKIMKNPKIREMRHYSVHGSSTVLHHSLSVVKYSYRIAELLHVKVNEKELARGAMLHDFYQYSYKESEISAWEHGTGHARRALENASKEYDLTGKEKNIIKSHMWPLTPRDIPRCRESLIVGLADKLSAVQERSAQIIHRIRKLK; this is encoded by the coding sequence GTGAATAAAGAAGCCTATCTGAAAGAAGTCAAAAAAATCATGAAGAACCCAAAAATCCGGGAAATGCGGCACTATTCCGTCCATGGATCCAGCACGGTGCTGCATCACAGTTTGAGTGTGGTGAAATATTCCTATAGGATTGCGGAACTCCTGCATGTGAAGGTGAATGAAAAAGAACTGGCCCGGGGCGCCATGCTGCATGATTTCTATCAGTACAGTTATAAGGAAAGTGAAATCAGCGCTTGGGAGCATGGCACTGGCCATGCCCGCAGAGCGTTGGAGAATGCTTCCAAAGAGTATGATTTGACAGGAAAAGAGAAAAATATCATTAAGTCCCATATGTGGCCGCTGACGCCCAGGGATATTCCCCGCTGCCGGGAAAGCCTGATCGTCGGCCTGGCGGATAAGCTCAGTGCCGTACAGGAACGGTCCGCGCAGATAATCCACCGGATCCGGAAGCTGAAATAA
- a CDS encoding prephenate dehydratase domain-containing protein: protein MKIGYMGLPGSYTEAAARQLIKSQGLSDAELVPLISAAAVRRSLDTSAVSKGVIAVADQAGRPVSETAQVFPKDSYTPEAELTLPVHYCLFRRSTVADFDIREVASHLFALKQTEEFIALHYPYWADVDTPDTAQAAQMLSDGELSITTAVICSKAAGEANGLVCIASDIEDQPNHAVTFCLIKG, encoded by the coding sequence ATGAAAATAGGATATATGGGACTGCCCGGCAGTTATACAGAAGCTGCTGCCCGGCAGTTGATAAAAAGCCAGGGACTTTCCGATGCGGAACTGGTTCCGTTAATTTCCGCCGCGGCAGTCCGGCGCAGTCTGGATACCAGCGCTGTCTCCAAAGGCGTCATTGCCGTCGCAGACCAGGCCGGCAGGCCGGTTTCTGAAACAGCGCAGGTCTTTCCGAAAGACAGTTACACCCCGGAAGCGGAACTGACGCTTCCGGTTCACTACTGCCTCTTTCGGCGAAGCACTGTTGCTGATTTTGATATCCGGGAAGTGGCTTCCCATCTCTTCGCGCTGAAACAGACCGAGGAATTCATCGCCCTGCACTATCCGTACTGGGCAGATGTGGATACCCCGGACACCGCCCAGGCGGCCCAGATGCTTTCCGACGGCGAACTTTCCATTACGACTGCCGTCATCTGCAGCAAAGCGGCCGGCGAAGCCAACGGTCTGGTATGCATCGCCTCCGATATCGAAGACCAGCCAAACCACGCCGTAACCTTCTGTCTTATCAAGGGCTGA
- a CDS encoding pyridoxal phosphate-dependent aminotransferase: MEFNQEIAALEPSKSVMLMAKAREMQKTDSSILDLTAGDPDFPTPEPICEEAMRWLQKGYTHYTESQGNADLRRRIAEKLNTENHAPFQAENIIVTPGGKFAIYLMVRTLLNRGDEAIWLTPGWVSYPSIVQTAGGVPKAVHLRYEDQYRIREEALEAAVTDRTRLLLINYPNNPTGKILTPEDREVLHRFLTRHKDIYLLSDEMYEKVIFDGKEAVSMASDPDLFERTIVINGFSKSAAMTGWRIGYAACSRELCRTAMKLFSHTMSCTAGFIQKAALKSMDLPEETERMRIQYERRRDILAEGFAQIPGVRFQVPDGAFYAWVRFDVEKTGSEFAEELLEQAGIVGIPGDAYGAEDGCYVRFAFAVSEDVLRQMVVRLRDYMRLRQADSSSM; this comes from the coding sequence ATGGAATTCAATCAGGAAATCGCAGCGCTGGAACCATCAAAATCCGTGATGCTTATGGCAAAAGCGAGAGAAATGCAGAAAACAGACAGCTCTATCCTTGACCTTACGGCAGGGGATCCGGATTTTCCCACACCGGAACCGATCTGTGAGGAGGCCATGCGCTGGCTGCAGAAGGGGTATACCCATTATACCGAATCACAGGGAAACGCGGATCTGCGCCGGCGGATCGCGGAGAAGCTGAATACAGAGAACCACGCGCCTTTTCAGGCAGAGAACATTATTGTGACACCCGGCGGGAAATTCGCCATCTATCTGATGGTGCGCACGCTGTTAAACCGGGGGGATGAAGCGATCTGGCTGACTCCGGGGTGGGTGTCCTACCCGTCCATTGTACAGACTGCCGGCGGGGTGCCGAAGGCAGTGCATCTGCGCTATGAAGATCAGTACCGGATCCGGGAGGAAGCGCTGGAAGCCGCAGTGACAGACCGAACCAGACTGCTGCTGATCAATTATCCGAACAACCCTACCGGCAAGATCCTGACCCCGGAAGACCGGGAGGTCCTGCACCGGTTTCTGACGCGGCATAAAGACATTTATCTGCTGTCGGATGAAATGTATGAAAAAGTCATATTTGACGGAAAAGAAGCCGTCAGCATGGCTTCGGATCCGGATCTGTTTGAACGGACCATCGTGATCAACGGGTTCTCCAAAAGCGCGGCCATGACCGGGTGGCGGATCGGCTACGCGGCATGCAGCCGGGAGCTGTGCCGGACGGCCATGAAGCTGTTTTCCCATACCATGAGCTGCACGGCCGGATTTATACAGAAAGCAGCGCTGAAATCCATGGATCTGCCGGAAGAGACCGAACGCATGCGGATACAGTATGAACGGCGCAGAGACATTCTTGCGGAAGGCTTTGCGCAGATTCCCGGTGTCCGCTTTCAGGTGCCGGACGGAGCGTTTTATGCCTGGGTTCGGTTTGATGTGGAGAAGACAGGCAGTGAATTCGCGGAAGAGCTGCTGGAACAGGCAGGAATTGTAGGGATTCCCGGAGATGCGTACGGCGCGGAGGACGGATGCTATGTGCGGTTCGCCTTTGCGGTGTCGGAAGATGTCCTGCGGCAGATGGTGGTAAGGCTGCGGGATTACATGCGGCTGAGACAGGCAGACAGCTCATCCATGTGA
- a CDS encoding FUSC family protein, whose translation MKKWAIHWCKDLQKTAKTAIAPTVVAALIFLVTWRYFGMDNTMIAPFATLSYLSFRSMQKKAGCMLITFVIYLAMAAAAWLAVRDVILCLTVNAAALFWITYFHIDEYQPANYFPAGMALIFFQIAPAHTASALLTRAEALGVSFLIIGLFVLIPLLIRPQPDRLRGMTAYGLALSGQLVRAAESGDTALLEQVRGELRTVSHKISKAIYTANRGQVLPRGRVNWYCQFPAFFQCTDYFLRPDALAGPDASASLQRARTLREKASRIFQDTKPEPNYKKLTFRYNRPDLRNFRFRFALRTLIVITPCLLFSYVSGLENVYWLVISVFFMMIPFSEGTRDRVRQRVTGSIFGILICFFLFSVFGDLYSRILIMTVANFFIYSASGYTSMVAYITCSAMAVQTVHSSVTVVLLERLVYTLIGAAIALLANRYIFPIRTRLQMLYILDILGRIRKHLASLPDTAEDADPEHTAYLFLAFGFRRLHRGPISPSCLRHQRDQLIIKSYLLIQRLYALQASIPDGRELPNLQEQIDHHMDELSACLSRM comes from the coding sequence ATGAAAAAATGGGCGATACACTGGTGTAAAGATTTACAGAAAACTGCAAAAACAGCCATTGCCCCTACTGTGGTGGCCGCACTGATTTTTCTGGTGACCTGGCGGTACTTCGGAATGGACAATACGATGATCGCGCCCTTCGCGACTCTGTCTTACCTGAGTTTCCGCAGTATGCAGAAAAAGGCCGGCTGCATGCTGATTACTTTTGTGATCTATCTGGCCATGGCAGCTGCTGCCTGGCTGGCGGTCCGGGATGTAATCCTGTGCCTGACCGTCAATGCTGCGGCCCTGTTCTGGATCACATATTTTCATATTGATGAGTATCAGCCTGCCAATTATTTCCCGGCAGGCATGGCGCTGATCTTCTTTCAGATTGCCCCGGCGCATACTGCTTCCGCGCTTCTGACCCGGGCGGAGGCTCTGGGGGTATCCTTTCTGATCATCGGACTCTTTGTCCTGATTCCCCTTCTGATCCGTCCCCAGCCGGACCGGCTCAGAGGAATGACCGCCTATGGGCTTGCCCTGTCCGGGCAGCTCGTCCGGGCTGCCGAATCCGGCGACACCGCTTTGCTGGAACAGGTGCGCGGCGAACTGCGGACCGTAAGCCACAAAATCAGCAAAGCCATCTATACGGCCAACCGGGGTCAGGTTCTGCCCCGGGGACGGGTAAACTGGTACTGCCAGTTTCCGGCGTTTTTCCAGTGCACGGACTATTTTCTGCGGCCGGACGCGCTGGCCGGCCCGGATGCTTCCGCTTCTCTTCAGCGGGCCCGAACCCTCCGGGAAAAGGCTTCCCGCATCTTTCAGGATACAAAGCCGGAACCAAACTATAAAAAACTCACCTTCCGCTATAACAGACCGGATCTGCGGAACTTCCGGTTCCGCTTTGCCCTGCGCACCCTGATCGTCATTACTCCCTGTCTGCTGTTTTCTTATGTCAGCGGCCTGGAAAATGTCTACTGGCTGGTGATTTCCGTCTTTTTCATGATGATCCCCTTCTCGGAAGGCACCAGAGACCGGGTACGCCAGCGGGTTACCGGCAGTATCTTCGGCATCCTGATCTGCTTTTTCCTGTTCTCTGTCTTTGGGGATCTTTATAGCCGCATTCTCATTATGACCGTTGCCAATTTTTTTATTTATTCCGCCAGCGGCTATACTTCCATGGTCGCATACATTACCTGTTCTGCCATGGCGGTGCAGACCGTGCACTCTTCTGTCACCGTCGTGCTGCTGGAGCGGCTGGTCTACACCCTGATCGGCGCCGCCATTGCCCTTTTGGCCAACCGGTATATCTTTCCGATCCGCACCCGGCTGCAGATGCTGTACATTCTGGATATCCTCGGCAGGATCCGGAAGCATCTGGCCTCCCTGCCTGACACAGCGGAGGATGCAGACCCGGAGCATACAGCCTATCTCTTTCTGGCCTTCGGATTCCGCCGGCTGCACCGCGGGCCGATCTCCCCTTCCTGCCTGCGGCACCAGAGGGATCAGCTGATCATCAAATCCTATCTTCTGATCCAGCGGCTGTATGCGCTGCAGGCAAGTATTCCGGACGGCCGGGAGCTGCCGAACCTGCAGGAGCAGATCGATCATCACATGGATGAGCTGTCTGCCTGTCTCAGCCGCATGTAA
- the srtB gene encoding class B sortase, which produces MKKKKTNQAGRVIFWIVFLLALAVAVFSGWNLYKIYSNYHRSNTLYTKLNQDYTRPKKSGPRWYDNIQVDVAALQKKNPDCRAWLYFENEEISYPVMYSGDDSKYLHTSFDGTYSYAGTLFLEGKNHPDFQDSHTIIYGHNMRNLSMFGRLRYYRQKSGYYRSHQYFQIITAKKKYRYRIFAYGDVAEDSSVYQVPFGPDGKFAAFIRRLTAQSDRDTGITVRKTDKVITLSTCSAEQRRTVVHGVRVSEHDS; this is translated from the coding sequence ATGAAGAAAAAGAAAACAAATCAGGCAGGCCGTGTGATTTTCTGGATTGTGTTCCTGCTGGCACTGGCAGTGGCAGTTTTTTCCGGATGGAATCTTTATAAAATTTATTCCAATTATCATCGTTCCAACACCTTGTATACAAAACTGAATCAGGATTATACTCGTCCGAAAAAGAGCGGTCCCCGCTGGTATGATAACATCCAGGTGGATGTGGCGGCCCTGCAGAAAAAGAATCCGGACTGCAGAGCCTGGCTGTATTTTGAAAATGAAGAAATCAGCTATCCTGTGATGTATTCCGGCGATGACAGCAAATATCTCCACACATCCTTTGACGGGACGTATTCTTATGCGGGCACCCTGTTTCTGGAAGGGAAGAACCATCCGGATTTTCAGGACAGCCATACCATCATTTACGGCCATAATATGCGTAATTTAAGTATGTTCGGCCGCCTGCGGTATTACCGGCAGAAGTCCGGCTATTACCGGAGCCACCAGTATTTTCAGATCATTACTGCTAAGAAAAAGTACCGGTACCGTATTTTTGCCTACGGGGACGTGGCGGAAGACAGCAGCGTATATCAGGTGCCCTTCGGGCCGGATGGGAAGTTTGCCGCCTTCATCCGCCGCCTTACAGCGCAGTCGGACCGGGATACGGGCATCACAGTCCGGAAAACAGACAAGGTCATCACACTGTCCACCTGTTCCGCGGAGCAGCGGCGGACGGTGGTGCATGGCGTGCGGGTCAGCGAACATGACAGTTAG
- the ispF gene encoding 2-C-methyl-D-erythritol 2,4-cyclodiphosphate synthase, protein MRVGTGYDVHRFAEGRPLILGGVRIPSELGLLGHSDADVLIHAIMDAMLGAAALGDIGQHFPDTDPAYRGADSRLLLRRVMDLIEEKGYIVGNIDATVIAQAPKIGPHIPRMITNLAEDLGIDPDQINIKATTEEHLGFTGRREGIAAQAVCLLESVYDRSVPVADSESACPGCAGCRQQ, encoded by the coding sequence ATGCGAGTGGGAACCGGATATGATGTGCATCGTTTTGCGGAAGGCAGACCGCTGATTCTGGGCGGCGTCAGAATTCCCAGCGAACTGGGACTTCTGGGACACTCGGACGCGGACGTCCTGATTCATGCGATTATGGATGCCATGCTGGGAGCAGCCGCGCTGGGAGATATCGGACAGCATTTTCCGGATACGGACCCGGCTTACCGCGGGGCAGATTCCAGACTGTTGCTGCGCCGGGTGATGGATCTGATAGAGGAAAAGGGTTACATTGTAGGCAATATTGACGCTACCGTTATTGCCCAGGCACCGAAGATCGGCCCCCATATTCCCCGTATGATCACCAATCTGGCGGAAGATCTCGGGATCGATCCGGATCAGATCAATATCAAGGCCACCACAGAAGAGCATCTGGGATTCACCGGACGCAGAGAAGGAATTGCCGCCCAGGCGGTCTGCCTGCTGGAATCGGTCTATGACAGGAGTGTTCCGGTGGCCGACAGTGAAAGCGCCTGCCCCGGATGTGCCGGATGCCGGCAGCAATGA
- a CDS encoding aminoglycoside phosphotransferase family protein, producing the protein MIKFNEIMNKFQVEGEVTQVEPLGHGRVNHTFEVVCGGRHYVLQEINHMIFKYPIDVVNNLFLVTEYMRKQIAREGGDPERETLTFLRTKDENQLLQTDDGGYFRLYRMIDRGVEMQKPRTPAEAFEAAAAIGKFQHELIGFPAEQLSVTFPEMHNMKKRIRTLLDAVRADICMRTSNCQEQIHFVLDRADRLYAIEDAVRAGAIPKRVTHNDPGYNNILLDQDTGKALCLIDLDTVMSGASVNDFGDAVRMGAASVTEFERDGDVELDLKLYRAYLEGYLYYMGAHLNQEEKDFLGESVWLAAMERGIRYLTDYLNGGYVGSDFSDEKEYLYCAVNQFYLVLDMEEKQEQMEEILREVLMSAE; encoded by the coding sequence ATGATTAAGTTTAATGAGATTATGAACAAATTCCAGGTGGAGGGTGAAGTGACCCAGGTGGAACCGCTGGGCCACGGCCGGGTCAACCACACCTTTGAAGTGGTGTGCGGCGGCCGGCACTATGTGCTCCAGGAGATAAATCACATGATCTTCAAATATCCGATTGATGTGGTGAACAATCTGTTCCTTGTGACGGAATATATGAGAAAACAGATCGCCAGGGAAGGCGGAGACCCGGAACGGGAGACACTGACATTCCTGCGGACAAAGGATGAGAATCAGCTGCTGCAGACGGATGACGGGGGATATTTCCGCCTGTACCGTATGATTGACCGGGGCGTGGAGATGCAGAAGCCCCGGACTCCTGCGGAAGCCTTTGAAGCGGCGGCGGCCATCGGCAAATTTCAGCATGAACTCATCGGATTTCCAGCGGAACAGCTGTCAGTGACCTTCCCGGAAATGCACAACATGAAAAAAAGGATCCGCACGCTGCTGGATGCGGTGCGTGCCGATATCTGCATGCGTACATCCAACTGCCAGGAGCAGATCCACTTTGTCCTGGACCGGGCGGACCGGCTGTATGCAATCGAAGACGCGGTGCGGGCCGGCGCCATTCCGAAGCGTGTGACCCATAATGATCCGGGCTATAACAATATCCTTCTGGATCAGGATACGGGCAAGGCGCTGTGCCTGATTGACCTGGATACGGTTATGAGCGGAGCCTCGGTCAATGACTTCGGCGACGCAGTCCGTATGGGAGCGGCTTCCGTGACAGAATTCGAACGCGACGGGGACGTGGAGCTGGATCTGAAGCTGTACCGGGCGTACCTGGAAGGCTATCTGTATTACATGGGTGCCCATCTGAACCAGGAAGAAAAAGACTTTCTCGGGGAGTCGGTATGGCTGGCTGCCATGGAGCGGGGGATCCGTTATCTGACCGATTACTTAAACGGCGGCTATGTGGGCTCTGATTTTTCCGATGAGAAGGAATACCTGTACTGCGCGGTGAATCAGTTTTATCTGGTCCTGGATATGGAAGAAAAGCAGGAGCAGATGGAGGAAATCCTCAGGGAAGTCTTGATGAGCGCAGAATAA
- the cysS gene encoding cysteine--tRNA ligase, whose translation MEIYNTLSRKKEEFVPLQKGRVGMYVCGPTVYNFIHIGNARPMIVFDTVRRYLEYKGYEVNYVSNFTDVDDKIIAKSIEEGIPADQVAERYIEECKKDMAAMNIEPATTHPLATEVIPDMIQMIQDLIDKGYAYAAEDGTVYYRTRKFRDYGKLSHKNIDDLEGGHRSIQVTGEQKEDPLDFVLWKPKKDGEPYWDSPWCQGRPGWHIECSVMSKKYIGDELDIHAGGEDLIFPHHENEIAQSEAANGVPFAKYWMHNAFLNINNKKMSKSLGNFFTVREIAEKYDLQVLRFFMLSAHYRSPLNFSADLMDAAKSGLERIRNAADHLRHLEENAAGEMTAEEQKLYEESRKYVDKFEASMEDDFNTADAIAAIFEYVKFCNTHASETSSRGFADALYQRLIRLTDILGILVEPEEEEFLDSDIEALIQERQEARASKNFARADEIRDQLKERGIILKDTREGVTWQRA comes from the coding sequence ATGGAAATATATAATACTCTATCCAGAAAAAAAGAAGAATTTGTACCGCTGCAGAAGGGCAGGGTAGGGATGTATGTCTGCGGTCCTACCGTGTACAATTTTATCCATATCGGCAATGCCAGACCGATGATTGTATTTGACACGGTGCGCAGATACCTGGAGTATAAAGGATATGAAGTCAATTACGTATCCAATTTTACGGATGTGGACGACAAGATCATCGCCAAATCCATCGAAGAGGGGATTCCGGCAGATCAGGTGGCAGAGCGTTATATCGAAGAATGCAAAAAAGATATGGCGGCCATGAACATTGAGCCTGCCACCACCCATCCCCTGGCGACAGAAGTGATCCCGGACATGATTCAGATGATCCAGGATCTGATCGACAAGGGATATGCCTATGCGGCAGAAGACGGGACTGTATATTACCGTACCAGAAAGTTCCGGGATTACGGCAAACTGTCCCACAAAAACATCGATGATCTGGAGGGCGGACACCGGTCCATTCAGGTCACCGGCGAACAGAAGGAAGATCCCCTGGACTTTGTATTGTGGAAGCCGAAGAAAGACGGGGAGCCGTACTGGGATTCTCCCTGGTGCCAGGGCCGTCCGGGCTGGCATATTGAATGCTCGGTCATGAGCAAAAAATACATCGGTGACGAACTGGATATCCATGCGGGAGGCGAAGACCTGATTTTCCCCCATCACGAGAACGAGATCGCCCAGAGTGAGGCAGCCAACGGGGTGCCGTTTGCCAAATACTGGATGCACAATGCCTTCCTGAATATCAACAACAAAAAAATGTCCAAATCCCTCGGCAATTTCTTCACTGTCCGTGAGATCGCGGAAAAATACGACCTGCAGGTGCTGCGGTTCTTTATGCTTTCCGCCCATTACAGAAGTCCGCTGAATTTCAGCGCGGATCTGATGGATGCGGCCAAAAGCGGCCTGGAGCGGATCCGCAATGCGGCGGATCACCTCAGACATCTGGAGGAAAATGCCGCAGGTGAGATGACAGCGGAAGAACAGAAGCTGTATGAGGAGAGCCGGAAGTATGTGGACAAATTCGAGGCCTCCATGGAGGATGACTTCAATACAGCAGACGCCATTGCGGCCATTTTCGAATATGTCAAATTCTGCAACACCCATGCTTCCGAAACCAGCAGCCGGGGATTTGCGGATGCCCTGTACCAGCGGCTGATCCGCCTGACGGATATTCTCGGCATCCTTGTGGAACCGGAAGAAGAGGAATTCCTGGATTCCGATATCGAGGCGCTGATTCAGGAGCGCCAGGAAGCCCGTGCCAGCAAGAATTTTGCCCGCGCGGATGAAATCAGGGATCAGTTAAAGGAAAGGGGAATCATTCTGAAAGATACCCGGGAAGGCGTGACATGGCAAAGGGCATAG
- a CDS encoding ribonuclease III domain-containing protein gives MAKGIDSYIRERFQVKDRDIRTYSPLTLAYIGDGVYDLVIRSIVVGRGNTKPHLLHEKTSSVVKAKAQSAMIDFMLPEMTEEEEHIYRRGRNAKSVTMAKNATMTEYRRATGFEALIGYLYLTDQTDRMLDLIAIGLAGIQADI, from the coding sequence ATGGCAAAGGGCATAGATTCCTACATCCGGGAGCGGTTTCAGGTAAAAGACCGGGATATCCGCACCTACTCCCCGCTGACACTGGCCTATATCGGGGACGGGGTCTATGATCTGGTGATCCGTTCCATTGTGGTGGGAAGAGGCAATACGAAGCCCCATCTCCTGCATGAAAAGACCAGCAGTGTGGTCAAAGCCAAGGCACAGTCGGCGATGATTGACTTCATGCTTCCGGAAATGACGGAAGAAGAAGAGCACATCTACCGCAGAGGCAGAAACGCCAAATCCGTTACGATGGCCAAGAACGCGACCATGACGGAATACCGCAGGGCAACAGGATTTGAGGCGCTGATCGGATATCTGTACCTGACGGATCAGACCGACCGCATGCTGGACCTGATCGCCATTGGCCTTGCGGGGATTCAGGCAGACATCTGA
- the rlmB gene encoding 23S rRNA (guanosine(2251)-2'-O)-methyltransferase RlmB yields the protein MENTQKIEGRNAVMEALKSGTTIDRLYIQDGCRDEAVRRILQKAKQAGCVYDFVPKERLNQMSETGRHQGVIALAAAYAYATVEEILENARAKGEDPFLFLLDGIEDPHNLGAIIRTANQAGAHGVIIPKRRAVGLTAAAAKASAGALMYTPVARVPNLVSVMKELKEQGLWFACAVMDGELMYRQNLTGPLGLVIGSEGSGVSRLVRETCDFTVSIPMMGDIDSLNASVAAGVLAYEAVRQRRYSE from the coding sequence ATGGAGAATACTCAGAAAATCGAAGGCCGCAACGCGGTAATGGAAGCCTTAAAATCCGGAACCACCATTGACCGCCTGTACATCCAGGACGGATGCAGGGATGAAGCCGTCCGGCGGATTCTTCAGAAGGCAAAACAGGCAGGCTGCGTCTATGATTTTGTACCCAAAGAGCGGCTGAATCAGATGTCCGAGACCGGCAGACATCAGGGGGTGATTGCCCTGGCAGCGGCTTACGCGTATGCCACCGTAGAAGAAATCCTGGAAAACGCCCGTGCCAAGGGAGAAGATCCGTTCCTTTTCCTGCTGGACGGAATCGAAGACCCGCACAATCTGGGGGCGATTATCCGTACTGCCAATCAGGCAGGAGCCCATGGGGTCATTATTCCCAAACGCCGGGCAGTGGGACTGACCGCCGCGGCAGCCAAGGCATCCGCGGGAGCGCTGATGTATACACCGGTAGCCCGCGTGCCGAATCTGGTGTCCGTAATGAAAGAGTTAAAGGAGCAGGGCCTGTGGTTTGCCTGCGCAGTCATGGATGGGGAACTGATGTACCGGCAGAATCTGACCGGACCGCTGGGCCTTGTGATCGGCAGCGAGGGCAGCGGTGTCAGCCGCCTGGTGCGGGAAACCTGCGATTTTACCGTATCCATTCCCATGATGGGGGATATTGACTCACTGAATGCTTCCGTGGCAGCAGGCGTACTGGCCTATGAAGCAGTGCGGCAGCGCCGGTACAGCGAATAA
- a CDS encoding sigma-70 family RNA polymerase sigma factor, which produces MTESKYAAAADEALIARLRGGEQEIMEYLLDKYKYLVRSCAHQMFLKGGDSDDLMQEGMIGLFKAIRDYQPEGGSFSAFARLCIRRQLYTAIERANRKKHGPLNHYESLQGEMKEPGHQPSPEDILIDQETGRQFEQKLWDALSSFETEVLQRYLTGMGYREIAAAMGREPKTVDNAIQRIRTKAQRLTEEKG; this is translated from the coding sequence ATGACAGAGAGCAAATACGCAGCCGCTGCCGACGAAGCGCTGATTGCCAGACTTCGCGGCGGAGAGCAGGAGATTATGGAATATCTGCTGGATAAGTATAAATATCTGGTCAGGAGCTGTGCGCATCAGATGTTTCTCAAAGGCGGGGATTCCGATGATCTGATGCAGGAAGGCATGATCGGGCTGTTTAAGGCGATACGGGATTATCAGCCGGAAGGGGGCAGCTTTTCCGCCTTTGCCAGACTGTGTATCCGCCGTCAGCTGTATACAGCGATCGAACGGGCAAACCGCAAAAAACACGGTCCCCTCAATCACTACGAATCCCTGCAGGGCGAGATGAAGGAACCGGGACATCAGCCCAGCCCGGAGGACATTCTCATTGATCAGGAGACCGGCAGACAGTTTGAACAGAAGCTGTGGGACGCATTAAGCAGCTTTGAAACAGAAGTGCTGCAGCGGTATCTGACCGGGATGGGATACCGGGAAATCGCAGCAGCGATGGGACGTGAGCCGAAAACTGTGGACAATGCCATCCAGCGCATCCGCACCAAGGCACAGAGACTGACGGAGGAAAAAGGATGA